From one Sphaeramia orbicularis chromosome 9, fSphaOr1.1, whole genome shotgun sequence genomic stretch:
- the LOC115426479 gene encoding arrestin domain-containing protein 3-like, translating to MTIKNFSIEYDSINSRNIFTNGDTINGRIIVEVSKEIKVQSLVFIAKGRANVCWHEQHGQHVHVVYRSKENYYDVKQHILRETRQDGTEVIGRGRHVFPFSFKIPDRKMPSTFKASIGKIVHKIKAELKQSMRLTQKAKTHFTFVSKADMDTPGLMEPQFGSKDKTVSAFGSGTIAIDFHTRRMGYYQGEAFEVTADIKNNSSRSVKPKFVLYEKKSFLAQGRRRLYTNTILKDKCDPVASGSHQTVKKVITIPPELPPSILNCAIIKLEYRLKLYLDIKMATDPEIKFPVVVLPVFQDPDMRKKPASEEFGAFGYVQQPGWSAMAYPPPAPPHSESPPPYGACADYPSYNKF from the exons ATGACCATCAAGAATTTCTCTATTGAATATGACTCCATCAACAGCAGGAACATCTTTACAAATGGAGATACTATCAATGGAAGAATCATCGTGGAGGTTTCAAAGGAGATTAAAGTCCAGTCGCTAGTTTTCATTGCAAAAGGAAGAGCTAATGTGTGTTGGCATGAGCAGCATGGGCAACACGTACATGTCGTGTACAGATCTAAAGAAAACTACTATGATGTCAAACAGCACATCTTGAGAGAAACAAGACAAGATG GTACTGAAGTTATTGGCAGAGGAAgacatgtttttcctttttccttcaaGATTCCTGACAG GAAAATGCCATCAACTTTTAAGGCCAGCATTGGAAAAATTGTCCATAAAATAAAGGCGGAGCTGAAACAGTCCATGAGGTTGACACAAAAAGCCAAAACACACTTTACATTTGTGTCCAAAGCTGATATGGACACACCCGGACTCATG GAACCTCAGTTTGGTTCTAAGGATAAGACGGTCAGTGCTTTTGGATCTGGGACGATTGCGATTGATTTTCACACCAGGCGAATGGGATACTACCAAG GTGAGGCGTTCGAAGTCACAGCCGACATCAAGAACAACTCGTCTCGTTCAGTGAAGCCCAAGTTCGTACTGTACGAGAAGAAGAGTTTCCTTGCCCAGGGCCGCAGGAGGCTTTACACAAATACAATCCTGAAGGACAAGTGTGATCCTGTGGCTTCCGGTAGCCACCAGACTGTGAAGAAGGTGATCACTATACCTCCAGAATTACCTCCCTCCATCTTGAACTGTGCCATCATCAAGCTGGAGTACAGACTAAAG CTCTACCTGGATATCAAGATGGCTACAGACCCAGAGATCAAGTTCCCAGTCGTGGTCCTACCTGTCTTTCAGGATCCAGACATGAGAAAAAAACCTGCTTCTGAAGAATTTGGAGCTTTTGGATACGTACAGCAACCAGGCTGGAGCGCAATGGCATACCCACCACCTGCACCCCCACATTCAGAGTCCCCTCCTCCTTATGGAGCGTGTGCAGATTACCCATCCTACAACAAATTTTAG